The DNA region gctcacagagacatttagagagacatgagagaaaacacacagaacagaaactcttcaccagatctgagaccagctttactaccttacaagagaagaaacttcattcagaagaccacagagagaagaagaagaagcagtttCACTGTGAGCAGTGTGGGAAGATTTGTCTCTCTTCCTCTGATCTAAATGTtcacatgaggacacacagtggtgaaaagcctttctactgcactgaatgtggaaAATACTTCAGAACCAAACACAAAATTAAagttcatcagagagttcacacaggagaaaaaccttacGAGTGTCCTCACTGTGAGAAGAGATTTAGCTGTAAACGTGGTCTGAAGAGACATGTGCTTTCACACACCAATGAGAGACCGTATCAGTGCAGTGAATGTGACAAAGCATTTAGGGATTCAAGTTCATTAAAAAAACACCAGAAAATTCACATTAAGGAGAAACTCTATCAGTGTTCACACTGCGATAAATGTTTCTGTCATAAATATCAGCTAATAAAACATGAGACATTTCACACTGGAGAAActtatcactgtagtgtctgtgaGAAGAGTTTTAATCGACATGAAAGTTTAGTGATACACCTGACAAATCATACAGGTGACAAACCTTAccaatgctctcagtgtgacaagacgtttaCTTCTTCATCTTACTTAAAagtccatcagagagttcatactggagagaaaccttatcactgtagtgtctgtgggaagagcTTCTCTGATTCATCTCGATTAAGagtccatcagagagttcatactggagaaaaacatcatcactgtagtgtctgtggaaagagtttttaTCGACATGACAATTTAGTGAGACACCAGAgacttcatacaggtgaaagacCTTACagatgctctcagtgtgacaagacgtttgTACAGTCAGGTAATTTAAAagcccatcagagagttcatactggagagaaacctcatcactgtagtgtctgtgaGAAGAGTTTTAATCGACATGACATTTTAGTGACACACctgagaattcatacaggtgaaaaaccttacaaatgctctcagtgtgacaagacgtttgTTTATTCAGGTCAACTTAAAGCCCATcaaagagttcatactggagagagaCCGTAACACTGTAATGTGCTTGTCTTTCCTGCCCCGGGTGGATAGCTTTAATATTCGAATGAAGATGCATGTTGATAGGAACGTCAAACGCAGAGCGGAGCTGCATAGATGGACTGACAACTGGAATTTAAGTATCGTGAGATCAGACTGCTTGTTATAATTTCGAATGGCTCCCGCGGCACAATGATGTCACCTGCCAGCTGGTCtgtgcagcgctgcatgaagttaaGAACATGGGGGCCCCCTAGTGGTGCGGGCCACACGCAGCTCGCGTAGCCTGCGTATAGGGAGGATCGGCTCTAATCAATTTAAACTGATCttgtaatgaaataaaatgacttatGTGTATAACTCTGCCTCACATGGGCACTCTGGTAACTTAACAGTCACATGAAAGTCCATGACATGTGAGAATGCaggttttattattatttttctagTTGTTCACCTCATTTTCAGAGTCGTTGATACACTGTTGTAATACTCTTCttgttgtaattatatccaagaagcacacacatgcatgatCCTGCTTATTCTACAATTGTTAGCCTTTATCGATTTAATTCTTATCGTCAATTAATTGAATATCAATTgattgttaacatccctagaACTGGGTGGCCATACGTGCCATTTTCGCCAGACGCGTCCTGGACAGGATTTCTGGTGCGTACTCCAGAAGTCGCATTGGtcaaccgcatacgtcatcaaggtttaatatttcaggtTCTATTTCAAAAAAGCAACtcttacatttcaaggtaagaatgaaactacaatgattgtatgtattaagagaaatacattttaattttataatgtaTTTTACTGAAATCTGATAACCTCGATGATGCGATCGACTTTCGGACGACGCACCCAAAATCCTGTTCAGGATGGTCCAGTGAAAA from Paramisgurnus dabryanus chromosome 8, PD_genome_1.1, whole genome shotgun sequence includes:
- the LOC135771733 gene encoding uncharacterized protein, which gives rise to MNREDVDCCESSVYVTDDGSLDSVWMSRDQSRTPQPLLDSKLSEEKSRHTQDSDLRLTLLCYTESKPTDTQDTTVCDSKQSLQEDQTSTESLDSVCNAGEQQQILQTTLKMCSVKLIDCTNLIMKIKTEPTEIKTEPTEIKTEPTEIKTEPTEIKTEPTEIKTEPTEIKTEPTEEEDRTEEDDDFIPSEQKLFTRSETSFTTLQEKKLHSEDHREKKKKQFHCEQCGKICLSSSDLNVHMRTHSGEKPFYCTECGKYFRTKHKIKVHQRVHTGEKPYECPHCEKRFSCKRGLKRHVLSHTNERPYQCSECDKAFRDSSSLKKHQKIHIKEKLYQCSHCDKCFCHKYQLIKHETFHTGETYHCSVCEKSFNRHESLVIHLTNHTGDKPYQCSQCDKTFTSSSYLKVHQRVHTGEKPYHCSVCGKSFSDSSRLRVHQRVHTGEKHHHCSVCGKSFYRHDNLVRHQRLHTGERPYRCSQCDKTFVQSGNLKAHQRVHTGEKPHHCSVCEKSFNRHDILVTHLRIHTGEKPYKCSQCDKTFVYSGQLKAHQRVHTGERP